In Rhodobacter sp. 24-YEA-8, the following are encoded in one genomic region:
- a CDS encoding LysR family transcriptional regulator, whose translation MDRRRLPLNALRAFEEVALQGSFRAAADSLNVAQSSLSRHVATLEHAAGVSLFERHPRGIELTPAAEKLLSSVRKSFDRLSLTLDEIGAQSTEMRVLRIYFAPSFASLLAVSALKDFRQLCPGITLDISCLTLPQHQSNPPDAAVIYSRPIISDKVINLLWQVESTLICHPDLVCEGPLDSSEALDSFLSRNELLHVRVDDGDRFSLWKQFAGVHGLRGTVARGLTFDTAELAIRYAQNGNGIALLDPTPFRPEIASGNLICPSPLRLTPGYGYYLVCDAEALEDTAVALFRNWLIQQFCKSDREAGQ comes from the coding sequence ATGGATCGCAGACGCCTGCCCCTAAACGCGCTTCGGGCCTTTGAGGAGGTCGCGCTTCAGGGCAGTTTCCGCGCCGCAGCCGACAGTCTGAACGTCGCGCAAAGCTCGTTATCCCGCCATGTCGCAACCCTCGAACATGCGGCGGGTGTGTCTTTGTTCGAGCGCCACCCGCGTGGCATCGAGTTGACGCCTGCGGCGGAAAAGCTGCTGAGTTCGGTGCGGAAATCCTTTGACCGGCTGAGCCTGACGCTCGACGAGATTGGCGCCCAGAGCACCGAAATGCGCGTGCTGCGTATCTATTTTGCCCCGAGCTTCGCGAGCCTGCTGGCGGTATCTGCGCTTAAGGATTTCCGGCAGCTCTGCCCGGGGATCACGCTGGACATCAGTTGTCTGACGCTGCCACAGCATCAGAGCAACCCGCCCGATGCTGCCGTCATCTACTCCCGCCCGATCATCAGCGATAAGGTGATCAATCTGCTCTGGCAGGTTGAAAGCACCCTGATCTGTCATCCCGACCTGGTATGCGAGGGTCCGCTGGACAGCAGCGAAGCCCTGGATTCATTCCTCAGCCGCAACGAGCTTTTGCACGTCCGCGTCGATGACGGTGACCGTTTTTCGCTCTGGAAGCAGTTTGCCGGCGTGCACGGTCTGCGCGGCACTGTCGCGCGAGGACTGACCTTTGACACGGCCGAGCTCGCGATCCGTTATGCGCAGAACGGCAATGGGATCGCATTGCTGGACCCGACCCCGTTTCGGCCGGAGATCGCTTCGGGAAACCTGATCTGTCCTTCGCCGCTGCGGCTGACACCGGGCTATGGATACTATCTGGTCTGTGATGCCGAAGCGTTGGAGGACACGGCCGTTGCGCTGTTCCGGAACTGGCTGATCCAGCAATTCTGCAAATCCGACCGGGAAGCAGGTCAGTAG
- a CDS encoding usg protein: MLQGYGLTTAEIFYRMPDYRSVLNTFIWQTYDLAPDYPELFRFIEYWQTNIEGPLHSVRFTHRRQIGPAEWRRVTAELRLQ, translated from the coding sequence ATGCTGCAAGGTTACGGGCTCACCACGGCCGAGATTTTCTACCGGATGCCGGATTACAGGTCGGTGCTCAACACGTTCATCTGGCAGACTTATGATCTGGCGCCGGATTACCCCGAACTGTTTCGCTTCATTGAATACTGGCAGACGAATATCGAAGGGCCGCTGCATTCTGTGCGCTTCACGCATCGCCGGCAGATCGGGCCGGCGGAATGGCGCAGGGTGACGGCGGAACTGAGGCTGCAGTAA
- a CDS encoding lysine-2,3-aminomutase-like protein → MNDQSPPGKAQAQGALTTVDGLIREGLSPGAQRAELEQVAAEFRVRLSPAMRQIESDGVRAQFLPDPRELTILPEELIDPIGDDVHRPVPGLTHRYPDRVILHTTQICEVYCRFCFRREAVGENGQLEEAEFTRVLDYLRDHPQIWEVILTGGDPLTLSARRLKDMLARLAEIPSVEVIRFHTRIPVVAPEKITEDLTQAMQIRPVVWLVLHTNHADEITPAASAALARLTRAGVPLLSQTVLLKGVNADPGTLEQLFRTLIRNRVKPYYLHHPDLAKGTGHFRLSLHEGQEIFAALRGRLSGTALPTYVLDIPGGFGKVPVGPGYLQDHRDGSWTVTDPQGRAHSYRDL, encoded by the coding sequence ATGAATGACCAGTCTCCCCCCGGCAAGGCGCAGGCTCAGGGCGCGCTGACCACTGTTGACGGGCTGATCCGCGAGGGTCTGAGCCCCGGGGCCCAACGGGCAGAGCTTGAACAGGTCGCGGCGGAATTCCGGGTGCGGCTGAGCCCCGCGATGCGGCAGATAGAATCTGACGGTGTCAGAGCGCAATTCCTTCCCGACCCGCGCGAGCTTACCATCCTCCCGGAAGAGCTGATCGACCCGATCGGCGATGACGTGCATCGCCCGGTGCCCGGCCTGACGCATCGCTACCCCGACCGCGTGATCCTGCACACGACTCAGATCTGCGAGGTCTATTGCCGCTTTTGCTTCCGCCGTGAGGCGGTGGGCGAAAACGGTCAGCTGGAGGAGGCGGAGTTCACCCGCGTGCTCGACTATCTGCGCGATCATCCGCAGATCTGGGAGGTGATCCTGACCGGCGGCGACCCGCTGACCCTGTCCGCGCGGCGCCTGAAGGATATGCTGGCCCGACTGGCAGAGATCCCGAGTGTCGAGGTGATCCGGTTCCATACCCGCATCCCGGTCGTAGCGCCGGAGAAGATCACCGAAGACCTGACGCAGGCGATGCAGATCCGCCCGGTGGTCTGGCTGGTGCTGCATACGAACCATGCCGATGAGATTACCCCTGCGGCCAGTGCGGCACTCGCGCGGCTGACCCGGGCGGGCGTGCCGCTCCTGTCGCAGACCGTGCTGCTGAAGGGAGTCAATGCCGATCCCGGCACGCTGGAGCAGTTGTTCCGTACTTTGATCCGCAACCGGGTGAAGCCCTATTACCTGCATCACCCCGATCTCGCGAAAGGCACCGGCCATTTCCGTCTGAGCCTGCACGAGGGACAGGAAATCTTTGCCGCTTTGCGGGGACGGCTCTCCGGCACGGCGCTGCCGACCTATGTCCTGGATATTCCCGGCGGTTTTGGAAAGGTTCCGGTTGGCCCCGGCTATCTGCAAGACCACAGGGATGGCAGCTGGACTGTCACCGATCCGCAAGGACGCGCGCATTCCTACCGGGATCTCTGA
- the gyrA gene encoding DNA gyrase subunit A, translated as MSDTPEDIENAGEIPEKPVYHGPQVDITQEMRTAYLDYAMSVIVSRAIPDLRDGLKPVHRRVLFAMHESNNTHDKPYRKSARPVGDTMGKYHPHGDSSIYDALVRMAQPFSMSLKLLDGQGNFGSMDGDPPAAMRYTEVRMDKPAAFLLADIDKDTVDFQDNYDGKDREPTVLPSRYPNMLVNGTEGIAVGMATRIPPHNLGEVIDATLAMIENPDISMESLMEMLPAPDFPTGGLILGRSGARKAYLEGRGSVIIRAKTHVEELRKDRWAIIVDEIPYQVNKASMIEKIAEAVRDKRIDGISSIADESDRVGVRVVIELKRDATPDVVLNQLWRFSPMQVHFGCNMLALVGGKPETLTLRDFLSHFLVFREEVVARRTAFELRKARERSHILCGLAVAVSNVDEVVATIRSSADPAEARERLMTRNWPAHDIAAYIRLIDDPGHKMNEDGTYNLSETQARAILELRLQRLTALGVKEVTDELEELAGKIKDFLDILSSRDRIMGIISDELTEVRSLFAVPRRTQIADWEGDMDDEDLIEREDMVVTITSGGYIKRTPLAEFRQQNRGGKGLSSMQTKEDDVVTTLFVANTHTWLLFFTTSGMVYKLKTWRLPVAGRNAKGKALVNILPIDPGVSIAALMPVDVPEDEWDKLQIVFATSDGDVRQNDLSDFTNVMRNGKIAMKLPENVTLVNAAIADENDDVMLVTASGRAIRFSTQEIRVFKSRGSTGVRGIRLNGEDKVVSMSIIRHFEADPAERAAYLKQRRLVAGVTEEIEADDEDEAAAGQLSTERYAEMSAAEDLILTITARGLGKLSSSHDYPVRGRGGQGVTAFAKSMPGGPLVASFPVDLSDQIMLATSSGQSIRVPVDQISFRSRSAGGVKVLNTGGEEEVVSVARIAEQEGVGAADTTVPDTASSDTPAPDVPPETAPE; from the coding sequence GTGTCAGACACTCCGGAAGATATTGAAAACGCTGGTGAAATCCCTGAAAAGCCGGTCTATCACGGCCCGCAGGTCGATATCACCCAGGAGATGCGGACCGCCTATCTCGACTATGCGATGTCGGTCATTGTCAGCCGTGCGATCCCCGATCTGCGCGACGGGCTGAAGCCGGTGCATCGCCGCGTGCTGTTCGCAATGCACGAAAGCAACAACACCCATGACAAGCCCTATCGCAAATCGGCCCGTCCGGTCGGCGATACGATGGGGAAATACCACCCGCATGGCGACAGCTCGATTTACGACGCGCTGGTGCGCATGGCGCAGCCCTTCAGCATGTCTCTGAAACTCCTTGATGGGCAAGGGAATTTCGGGTCGATGGATGGCGATCCGCCAGCCGCGATGCGCTATACCGAAGTCCGGATGGACAAGCCCGCCGCCTTTCTGCTGGCCGATATCGACAAGGATACGGTCGATTTCCAGGACAATTACGACGGCAAGGACCGCGAGCCGACGGTGCTTCCCTCCCGCTACCCGAACATGCTGGTCAACGGCACCGAAGGGATCGCGGTCGGCATGGCGACGCGGATCCCGCCGCACAACCTCGGCGAGGTGATCGACGCCACACTGGCGATGATAGAAAACCCGGATATCTCCATGGAATCGCTCATGGAAATGCTTCCGGCGCCAGATTTTCCGACCGGGGGTCTGATCCTTGGTCGTTCGGGCGCACGCAAGGCCTATCTCGAAGGGCGCGGCTCGGTGATCATCCGGGCGAAAACCCATGTGGAAGAGCTGCGCAAAGACCGCTGGGCAATCATCGTCGACGAGATCCCCTATCAGGTCAACAAGGCCTCGATGATCGAGAAGATCGCCGAAGCGGTGCGCGACAAGCGGATCGACGGGATCTCCTCGATCGCCGACGAGTCGGACCGTGTCGGCGTGCGGGTGGTGATCGAGCTGAAACGCGACGCCACACCCGATGTGGTGCTGAACCAGCTCTGGCGGTTCTCGCCGATGCAGGTGCATTTCGGCTGCAATATGCTGGCGTTGGTGGGTGGCAAGCCCGAGACCCTGACGCTTCGGGATTTTCTAAGCCATTTCCTTGTGTTCCGCGAAGAAGTTGTCGCACGCCGCACCGCTTTCGAGCTGCGGAAAGCGCGCGAGCGCAGCCATATTCTCTGCGGTCTCGCGGTCGCGGTGTCGAATGTCGATGAGGTTGTGGCGACGATCCGTTCCTCTGCCGATCCGGCCGAGGCGCGCGAGCGGCTCATGACCCGCAACTGGCCCGCGCATGATATCGCGGCCTACATCCGGCTGATCGACGATCCCGGCCATAAGATGAACGAGGATGGGACCTATAATCTCTCGGAGACCCAGGCCCGGGCGATCCTCGAACTGCGCCTGCAGCGCCTGACTGCGCTCGGCGTCAAGGAAGTGACCGACGAGCTGGAAGAACTTGCCGGCAAGATCAAGGATTTCCTCGATATTCTCTCGTCCCGTGATCGGATCATGGGGATCATTTCCGATGAGCTGACCGAGGTTCGCTCGCTCTTTGCCGTGCCGCGCCGCACCCAGATCGCCGATTGGGAAGGCGATATGGATGACGAGGATCTGATCGAGCGTGAGGATATGGTCGTGACCATCACCTCGGGCGGCTATATCAAGCGCACGCCGCTGGCCGAGTTCCGCCAGCAGAACCGTGGCGGCAAGGGTCTGTCTTCCATGCAGACCAAGGAAGATGACGTAGTCACAACGCTTTTCGTAGCAAATACACATACCTGGCTCTTGTTCTTCACAACCTCCGGCATGGTCTACAAGCTCAAGACCTGGCGGCTTCCGGTGGCGGGCCGCAATGCCAAAGGCAAGGCGCTGGTCAATATCCTGCCGATCGATCCCGGGGTCTCTATCGCCGCGCTGATGCCGGTTGATGTGCCGGAAGACGAGTGGGACAAGCTGCAGATCGTTTTCGCAACCTCGGATGGCGATGTGCGGCAGAATGATCTGTCGGACTTCACCAATGTGATGCGCAATGGCAAGATCGCGATGAAACTGCCTGAAAACGTTACACTTGTGAACGCAGCCATCGCCGATGAGAATGATGACGTCATGCTGGTGACGGCATCGGGTCGCGCCATTCGCTTCTCGACGCAAGAGATCCGCGTGTTCAAATCGCGCGGCTCGACCGGCGTGCGCGGCATCCGGCTGAACGGCGAGGATAAGGTCGTATCGATGTCGATCATCCGCCATTTCGAAGCCGATCCGGCCGAGCGCGCCGCCTATCTGAAGCAGCGCCGCCTTGTCGCGGGTGTGACCGAAGAGATCGAGGCGGATGATGAGGACGAGGCCGCAGCGGGCCAGCTTTCGACCGAGCGTTATGCTGAAATGTCAGCGGCCGAGGATCTGATCCTCACCATCACCGCGCGCGGTCTCGGCAAGCTCTCGTCCAGCCATGACTACCCGGTGCGCGGTCGTGGCGGTCAGGGTGTGACCGCCTTCGCCAAATCCATGCCTGGTGGGCCGCTGGTGGCCTCCTTCCCGGTCGATCTTTCCGATCAGATCATGCTCGCGACTTCTTCCGGCCAGTCGATTCGGGTGCCGGTGGACCAGATTTCTTTCCGCTCGCGGTCGGCTGGGGGCGTGAAGGTTCTGAATACCGGCGGCGAGGAAGAGGTGGTTTCGGTCGCCCGCATCGCCGAGCAGGAGGGCGTCGGCGCGGCGGACACGACGGTTCCCGATACAGCGTCTTCTGACACGCCGGCGCCTGACGTGCCGCCCGAGACCGCCCCGGAATGA
- a CDS encoding DUF6614 family protein, with protein MHLYHCLIELRPEARALAFAAAVAAWMDHLHGKGLVSDWRLLRRKLGLASGQHTDFLLEIELPGLAGLDTAFAGLAASDDEALRRYDQMHGMIAHADVGLYRNWPDPAQRERIALI; from the coding sequence GTGCATCTTTACCATTGCCTGATCGAACTGCGGCCGGAGGCACGGGCCCTGGCATTCGCGGCTGCCGTCGCCGCCTGGATGGATCATCTGCACGGCAAGGGCCTGGTGAGCGACTGGCGGCTTCTGCGTCGCAAACTGGGGCTTGCTTCGGGGCAGCATACCGATTTCCTGCTGGAGATTGAGCTGCCTGGCCTTGCCGGCCTCGACACCGCTTTCGCAGGTCTCGCCGCCAGCGATGATGAGGCGCTGCGCCGCTACGACCAGATGCATGGCATGATCGCCCATGCCGATGTCGGCCTCTACCGGAACTGGCCCGATCCTGCGCAACGCGAACGCATCGCCCTGATCTGA